The Candidatus Paracaedibacteraceae bacterium DNA window ATTTATAAGCAACAAATTCAGGATGAGGTGTCGTTAAGTTAATTTCTGATTCATACCCATCATAACGCATCAGAAACCATTTTTGACGTTGGCCGATATACCGCCCTCCCCATAACTTATCTGATAGCTCTCGCGGTAAATCATAGCTTAGCCAATCTTTCGATTCCGCTAGAACTGTCACATTAGCTGTACCAATTTCTTCCTGAAGTTCACGAAAAGCAGCCGTTTGCGGGGTTTCATCATGATCAATTCCACCCTGCGGCATTTGCCAAGCATCCATCAACCCTGTCTGCGCCATATCAGCACGTTGACACACAAGAACCCGCCCGTGATGGTTTAAAACCATCATTCCAACGCCAAGGCGATAATAAGGGTCATGATGCAACAAATAGGAATCAGTCATTTTCTTTTAGTAAGTTTGATATCGATACAACATCTATCTTATTATCATCTAAAATTTTTATCCATTGTTTAATTTTATCGACAACATCAGGTGTATTAATATCAAAACTTAAGACAACAAACCCCGTCCTTCTGACTACACCCAAAACCTGATCCATAGCAGAAATCGGGCATTCATCAGCAGCCACCACCAGATAATTTAGTCTAGAAGAATCTGCCATTTTAAAAAATTTGTTATTAAGAACATCATCTCCTAAAACAACAAATTTATTATGATCGGACAAATAAGTCACCAGAGATTGAACATCCGCAGAAGATTTCAATAATTTGCGACCGCCCGTCAATAAAATTCCCTGAGCAGCGATAGAAGCATCCAAAATTGATGATAAAATCTTTTCACGGATATTCGGCTGCATGGCAGTTCTCACCGTCAGATAACCTTGGTCTTTATAAGGATTTGTATCCTCTAACGGAATCATCACAAGAACATCCAAACCATAATCCGATAAAGTTTCGACTTCATCCTGAAGGCCTGTAGTGTAGGGATCAATCGCAACGACAATATCCTCATAGATTTGATCTAAAATGGCATCGCTGTGGATCTTATTAAGGCCAAATCCTTTTAGAATAATAACTGCTTTTTGAACTTTTAGAATTGGGTTCTCAACCAAATACTGGGGGTTAATCGTTTGACTAATACCATAGGCAGTATGAGATGACGGCATAATCCGCTTTAATACCGGCAAATCCTTTTTTACCAGAGGCTCACTCGGTTGATCTTTATGATCGATGGCTGGCTGCGATTTTACCACAGCCCTGGAAGGATACTCTTTTTTTTCATCAGGCTGCGTTGCTGTTTTTTGCTTTACCCCATCCTTATTTTTTTCCACCCTAATCGTTTTCCCTGGTAAGAAACCAGTACTTTCCTCTTGGATAACAGCTAACGTTGTAGCCGCGAAAGAATGATCAGGCCTCGATCCTTTTGAAAAATTTGTTAGTTTTACCCATAAAACAATAGAGGTAAGGGCAATACCCCCAATTAACAAAGCAATAAGCAAAACAATTTTTTTAGATGAAATTTTTTCTAGAGTTGATAAATCAATATTATGGATAGCATCTGTTTCTTTTGAATGCGTTACTTCAGCTTTAAAATCTTTCTCGATTCGCCCAACGACCCCTGTCTTTTGTTTATATTTAGGAATAAGCAATCGAACAGAGTTAGCAGTATCGACAATTTTTTCAACCAGGCTTCTTATTAAATTGAGAAGATTATCCATAACTTAAGACCACTTTCTTAAGCTGACTAAACTTGTCACCAGCTCAAAAGCCCGCATTAATTGAACATCATCCTCGCTCAATGCGTTTTTATTACCTAAACTAATGTTATTAATATTAGGGTCAGCATCAACCGTCACATCCGGATATACTCCCCGACCACTAAGACTAGCGCCATCTAATGATGCAAACTTAGCCGTTGTAATTTTTACGCCGCCAACCCCAGGTACCGGAAATACGCTTTGTATAGACCCTTTACCATGGGATCGTTTTCCTAAAACAAGAGCACGGTGATGAAATTTCAATGCTGAAGCGACGATCTCGGATGCGGATGCCGAACCGGAATTAATCAGAACAACAACAGGAACAGTTGGCATTGACGTTTTTTCGTATGTCGTTAACGTTTTTTCAGGACTACCTCGTTCTTGAATTTTAATAACATCGCCAGACTTAATAAAGAATCCAACGGTTCGTATTGCCTGATTAAGAATACCGCCGGGATTATTTCGCAAATCCAAAATAATCCCACGCAAAGATTCTTGCCTTTTATCAAACGTTTCAATAACTTCTTTTAATCGATCTGCAACTTGTTCATTAAAATAAGCAATTCGAATATACCCCACCCCATCTTTAATAATAAGTTTAACCGGATTCACTGTAATTTTCTGTCGGATCAAACTCAGGTTTAATTCTCGATCTTGTCGTTGAATCTGCAACTTAAGATGGGTCTTCGGTGAACCATGTAAAGCACCTACGATTTCAGAATATGTCATATTATATGTTGGCTTTTGGTTAACGGCCACAATGACATCTCCGGATTGAATCCCCGCCGTGAATGCAGGCGACTCATCCAGCACACTGATGATACGGACACCACCATCCGCAGGACACATCTCTACACCGATACCGCCGAACACACCGTCAGTTGAATCCGTCAAAAGGTCATAAGCCTTTGGTGTTAAATAAGAAGAATACGGGTCAAGTGATGACAACATTCCGGATAACGCACCAATGCGCATCGCTTCTAAATTAGGCTGAGAAACATAGTTCTTATCAACGAGATCGATGACTTCTTTAAATAAGGGATCACACTCAAACGACGAAGGATGCTTATCTTTACCACTATCCCAACAGCCTGACAATAAGCAAGATAACGCACCTAGACTGATTGCAACTTGACGGAAAGTCACTAGAAACCCCTTACCCCTTTAGACACTTACTCTAAGAATGACGTAATTCCATTAGTAAATCAATAGGTTGATTACTTTAACCAATCAATGAAGAACCGGTCATCTCGGGCGATTTTTGTATTGCCATTAAGTCTAGAATTGTCGGCGTGATATCTTTTAACCCGCCGTCCTTAACCGTTGCAGCGTCACTATTCATTAAGACAAATGGTACCGGATTTAACGTATGCGCGGTGTGAACACCCCCTGTCTCGGGATCGATCATCAACTCAACATTGCCATGATCCGCCGTAATAATCATCACATACTCATTAACCTTAGAGGATTGCTCCAAGCGCCCTAAACATGAATCAACTGTTTCAACCGCTTTGACAATGGCTTTCTGAATACCTGTATGTCCAACCATATCCGGATTCGCAAAATTACAAACTACGAGGGAATAATCACCTAATGCCAGAGCAGCCTCTAATGAATCAGTTAATTCGAAAGCTGACATTTCAGGCTTTAAATCATAAGTTGCAACGTTGGGTGATGCAATCATTTGACGGTCTTCCCCCGGATAAACCTCTTCACGACCACCATTCAAAAAGAATGTCACATGGGCATATTTTTCTGTTTCAGCTGCTCTAAACTGCTTAAGTCCTGCCCTCGATACCAATGCCCCCAGTGTATCTTGGATATTTTCTTTCTTAAATAGGGTGAGCATTCTGGGTGATAAATCAGCAGAATATTCAACCATACCCATTATTTGTGCTAAACGCGAATCGTCAATCAGCTTGGATAAAATCTGTCGCATCCGATCTGCACGAAAATTCCCGACAAACAAACTGTCACCCTCAGAAAAACCAGCATAATCTTGATGACTTGCCGGAAGAATAAACTCGTCAAAAACACCGGCGTTATAACTATCTTTAATATATTGGACAGGATCCGTAAAGCTTGCTCTGGCACCGTCACCAATGACCTGTATGGCAGCATCAATTCTGTCCCAGCGCTTATCACGATCCATCCCATAGTAACGCCCACTTAATGTCACAATTTGGATATCATATCCCCGACAATCATCCACAAATTTTTGAACATACATTGCTGCTGAATCAGGTGGCGTATCCCTGCCATCTAAAAACCCATGCACCTTAATTGAAAATCCCGCCTTAGCCATTTCCACAGCACAATAAGCCATCTGATCTTGATGAGAATGAACACCACCATCAGACAAAAGCCCCATGATATGAATCGTTTTATTGCGAGCAGATTCTATGAATTGCTTCCAAGCCGAAAGCCCTGTTAATTCATGGCGATTGATTGATTCATTAATTCGTGGAAGTTCTTGCAAAACAACCCGACCACTACCAATCGTCATATGGCCAACCTCTGAATTCCCCATTTGACCTTCAGGCAATCCCACATTCAATTCAGACGCTTGCAATAAACTATGCGGATACGTTGTTAAAATGCGATCCCAATTTGGTGTACTGGCCATTGCAATTCCATTATGGTCAACAGCATTACGGATTCCCCATCCATCCAAAATGCACAAAAGAACCTTATTACTCACGATATTTCTCCAATAATTTCTTTGGATCGTCGCCAAAACTGCAGTTCATCACGTCATAGACCCAACTAAGAATTTTTCCTTTATATAAACTAGAAAGAGAGGATCTAAATAGAGTGACATGATGCCCCCCATCAACAGATTCAATCCCCCAAATTCCCGGCTCGGCTGCCCCCGGCATACCGAATCTTAAATCGTAAAGTTTTATTGAGTGATGATCCCGTTGGATCAGACATTCCCCTGCACAGAACCATAGATACATTTGAACATCCTGTAATTTCATAAAATCTGCGGATTTTTCTGCATCATCCCGATAACTGAACCACTGAATTGGATATTTAGCTCCCGGATAAGTCGTAACAAGGCCAATCTTAACGTCATTTGAGCTGTGCGCTACAACACGACGTAAATGAATCTGGAACAGAGTTGGATAACTTTCAAGCCGATACGAATCACCCAAATCATCTCGCGCTTGCTGCAACGCAGATGAATTACAGGAAATGCCATAAAATAAATAGCTCGTCGTCAATAATAAGACAAACGAGGTCAACGTCCGAACAAGCTTATCCCATGGTATAATAAGCCCAAGGATTACAACAATTAACAACGGCACTGAATATAATAAATCAACAACAGGAATAGCCCCTAAACTAAACCGATAATTTGATACAGGGTTGAGAAGTTGCGTTCCATAATGCGTAAAAACATCTAATAACGGATGGGTTATCAATGCCCAAAAAATTAACCACATCCAAGACCAATAATCATCGGTCTTATACAATCGACGCATCAAGATCGCAGCAATTGGCGCAACAAGTGGTGCAAAAAATAAGGAGTGGGTAAAACCACGATGGTATAATTGTTCAGCAAAGGGATTACCGGAAAATTTTACAAGGACATCCAAATCAGGAAGCATCCCGTAGATCCCCCCCCACAAAACGGCTTTTCGCCCTAGTTTGTGTTGAAATCCAGCCTGACCAACAGCGGCCCCTAGGATACCTTGAGTAACTAAATCCATGAAAGTTCCAATATGTATGGTGCGATCGGCGGGATTCGAACCCACGACCTACGGATTAGGAATCCGTCGCTCTATCCTGCTGAGCTACGACCGCATCTTGTCCCACATTACCACAGTACAGGAGAATCAGCCAAGATGATTTACGCTACTTTTTTGAGTTCCGGCTCGTCAAGAATTTTTGAATCAACAACCGTCTGAACACGCCATTGATTGACAATCAGCCCCACAAAAATCATAGCAGACGCAATCATGTTCATCTGGGTAAACTGTTCCCCTAATATCAAGGAGGCAAACGTAATACCGAAAACAGGAACAAGTAATGAGAATGGCGCGACTTTATGCGGCGGATAAGATTTTATTAGAACAGCCCAAAGCGTTGCCCCAACCCAAGATGAAACACATGCTGTATAGGCTAAACACAACCACCCTATTGTTGTCATCGTCTGAATACTTGCAATGACGACATCCCATCCTTCAGAATATACACTCACCAAAAACATTGGGATAGGTGGTATAACTGATGACCACGCTGTCATCGCAAACATATCCACATCTCCAACCATTCGATACAAAATATTTGCAATGCCCCAAGCCACAGCTGCCGATAAAATTAAAATAAACCCAAGCGTTGAACTCTGATCTTGCGTATCCACAGCAATTAGAATCATACCAACCGCAGCAATTGTCATTCCTATCAGTTGATTTGGTTTAATCTTTGATTTAAAGATTAAAAATGAAAATAGCAGAGTGAAAAAAGCTTGGCTTTGCAAAACAAGTGATGCTAGCCCAGCCGACATCCCATAATGAATCCCCATAAACATCAAGGTAAACTTAAAAACTCCAAGCGTCAGACCGATTCCGATAATCATTGTCCAACTTGTTTTTGGCTTAGCAATGAACAAAGCCGGCAGTGCGGCAATTGCAAAACGGCCGGCTCCGTATAAATAAGGTGGCATCTCATTAAGGCCTGCCTTAACGGCAATAAAATTAAAACCCCAGACCGCAGCGACTAGGATTGCCATAGCAATATGATGGAAAGACATAAAACACCAAACTTACCCTTTTGTGGGCAATGAAATTTTTGATTATAACGCAACAATCTTAGCACAATATCGCCTTATTTGCAAACATTAAGGACATATGAACTCTTTAAAATTAATCTACAATAAAAGAATTATTATCCCTTAATTTCAAAAATTAACAACAGGCAAAATATAATCATTTTCTAGAAACATTTAACAAGAAAAAATTAAATCAAACAAAATGACCGTATAATACTTAACGGGGTATTTTTATTAGCATTTATTCTCAACATTCCCTATATTGTTCATAAGACAAACAACACAGAAAAAAGCAATGACTCATAAGTTTAAACTCGATGGAATTCCTGATGGCGCCTTGGTTGCAGTAGCAATGTCCGGGGGCGTTGACTCATCTGTGACAGCAGCCCTTATGGTCGAAGCTGGCTACCAAGTCATTGGCATTACCTTACAACTTTATGATCATGGTCAAATGATTGACAAAAAAGGTGCGTGTTGTGCCGGCCAAGATATTTACGATGCTCGGACAGTTGCAGACAAACTTGGCTTTCCTCATTATGTTCTCGATTATGAAAGCATTTTCAAACAAAGTGTCATGGATGATTTTGCAGACAGTTATTTGAATGGAGAGACCCCTATTCCCTGCGTTCGATGCAACCAGAAAGTCAAATTCAAGGATCTGCTAACAACATCTCGTGAATTAGGAGCTCAAGCTTTAATTACCGGACACTATGTTCAACGTTTACCCGGACAGGACCGCAGTGAACTTCACCGCGCCCTTGACCCAAGCCGAGATCAAAGCTATTTCCTATTTACAACAACTCAAGATCAACTTGATTATTTGCGGTTTCCACTGGGTGGCATTCCCAAAACAGAAACACGGGACTTGGCGCATCGCTTTGGGCTCAAGGTTGCGAATAAACCTGACAGTCAAGATATCTGCTTTGTCCCCAACGGAAACTATGCCTCAGTAGTAGAACGCTTACGGCCCGGCGCTCTTGATTCAGGTGATATCGTCCATATGGATGGTCGAGTTCTGGGACAACACCAAGGGATCATCAATTACACGGTTGGGCAACGCAAAGGCCTTGGCGTTTCCGCAAGCGACCCCTTGTATGTTATTCAGATTGATCCAATCAAAAAACAAGTTATTGTTGGCCCAAAAGAAGCTCTTGCTAAACATCAGATTTTAGTGCGTGATGTCAACTGGTTAGAAAATGAATCCCGATTTGACAACCCCCTTAGTTTAATAGTAAAAATACGATCAACACACCCTGGTATTCCGGCAACGATCAAACGTCTGTCTTCTACCGAGGCTCTAGTCGAGTTCCAAGAACCAGAATACGGAGTTTCAGCAGGTCAGGCTTGTGTTTTTTATGAGGATTCAAGAGTTTTGGGGGGCGGATGGATCGCACGGGAATCAATAAAAAAATAGCCGCTATCATTGTCGCTGCAGGAAAAGGCTCACGTTTTGGGTCAAGCATCCCAAAACAATATTCGCAATTGGGCACAAAGCCTCTGATTCGTCACAGCATCGAAACTTTTCTAGAAATAGGGATCAAGGACATTATTGTCGTCATTCATCCCGACCACTATGAGTATTACGAAAAGGCCCTATCTGATTTAAATCTGCATGAACCAGCCTTAGGAGGCGCCACACGCGGTGAATCGACGCTTGCTGGCCTCAAAGGC harbors:
- a CDS encoding RNA pyrophosphohydrolase; this encodes MTDSYLLHHDPYYRLGVGMMVLNHHGRVLVCQRADMAQTGLMDAWQMPQGGIDHDETPQTAAFRELQEEIGTANVTVLAESKDWLSYDLPRELSDKLWGGRYIGQRQKWFLMRYDGYESEINLTTPHPEFVAYKWIDPAELPELIVGFKQDLYRKVLAEFHDYL
- a CDS encoding divergent polysaccharide deacetylase family protein, with the protein product MDNLLNLIRSLVEKIVDTANSVRLLIPKYKQKTGVVGRIEKDFKAEVTHSKETDAIHNIDLSTLEKISSKKIVLLIALLIGGIALTSIVLWVKLTNFSKGSRPDHSFAATTLAVIQEESTGFLPGKTIRVEKNKDGVKQKTATQPDEKKEYPSRAVVKSQPAIDHKDQPSEPLVKKDLPVLKRIMPSSHTAYGISQTINPQYLVENPILKVQKAVIILKGFGLNKIHSDAILDQIYEDIVVAIDPYTTGLQDEVETLSDYGLDVLVMIPLEDTNPYKDQGYLTVRTAMQPNIREKILSSILDASIAAQGILLTGGRKLLKSSADVQSLVTYLSDHNKFVVLGDDVLNNKFFKMADSSRLNYLVVAADECPISAMDQVLGVVRRTGFVVLSFDINTPDVVDKIKQWIKILDDNKIDVVSISNLLKEND
- a CDS encoding S41 family peptidase yields the protein MTFRQVAISLGALSCLLSGCWDSGKDKHPSSFECDPLFKEVIDLVDKNYVSQPNLEAMRIGALSGMLSSLDPYSSYLTPKAYDLLTDSTDGVFGGIGVEMCPADGGVRIISVLDESPAFTAGIQSGDVIVAVNQKPTYNMTYSEIVGALHGSPKTHLKLQIQRQDRELNLSLIRQKITVNPVKLIIKDGVGYIRIAYFNEQVADRLKEVIETFDKRQESLRGIILDLRNNPGGILNQAIRTVGFFIKSGDVIKIQERGSPEKTLTTYEKTSMPTVPVVVLINSGSASASEIVASALKFHHRALVLGKRSHGKGSIQSVFPVPGVGGVKITTAKFASLDGASLSGRGVYPDVTVDADPNINNISLGNKNALSEDDVQLMRAFELVTSLVSLRKWS
- the gpmI gene encoding 2,3-bisphosphoglycerate-independent phosphoglycerate mutase, with translation MVSNKVLLCILDGWGIRNAVDHNGIAMASTPNWDRILTTYPHSLLQASELNVGLPEGQMGNSEVGHMTIGSGRVVLQELPRINESINRHELTGLSAWKQFIESARNKTIHIMGLLSDGGVHSHQDQMAYCAVEMAKAGFSIKVHGFLDGRDTPPDSAAMYVQKFVDDCRGYDIQIVTLSGRYYGMDRDKRWDRIDAAIQVIGDGARASFTDPVQYIKDSYNAGVFDEFILPASHQDYAGFSEGDSLFVGNFRADRMRQILSKLIDDSRLAQIMGMVEYSADLSPRMLTLFKKENIQDTLGALVSRAGLKQFRAAETEKYAHVTFFLNGGREEVYPGEDRQMIASPNVATYDLKPEMSAFELTDSLEAALALGDYSLVVCNFANPDMVGHTGIQKAIVKAVETVDSCLGRLEQSSKVNEYVMIITADHGNVELMIDPETGGVHTAHTLNPVPFVLMNSDAATVKDGGLKDITPTILDLMAIQKSPEMTGSSLIG
- a CDS encoding metal-dependent hydrolase, which produces MDLVTQGILGAAVGQAGFQHKLGRKAVLWGGIYGMLPDLDVLVKFSGNPFAEQLYHRGFTHSLFFAPLVAPIAAILMRRLYKTDDYWSWMWLIFWALITHPLLDVFTHYGTQLLNPVSNYRFSLGAIPVVDLLYSVPLLIVVILGLIIPWDKLVRTLTSFVLLLTTSYLFYGISCNSSALQQARDDLGDSYRLESYPTLFQIHLRRVVAHSSNDVKIGLVTTYPGAKYPIQWFSYRDDAEKSADFMKLQDVQMYLWFCAGECLIQRDHHSIKLYDLRFGMPGAAEPGIWGIESVDGGHHVTLFRSSLSSLYKGKILSWVYDVMNCSFGDDPKKLLEKYRE
- a CDS encoding EamA family transporter — encoded protein: MSFHHIAMAILVAAVWGFNFIAVKAGLNEMPPYLYGAGRFAIAALPALFIAKPKTSWTMIIGIGLTLGVFKFTLMFMGIHYGMSAGLASLVLQSQAFFTLLFSFLIFKSKIKPNQLIGMTIAAVGMILIAVDTQDQSSTLGFILILSAAVAWGIANILYRMVGDVDMFAMTAWSSVIPPIPMFLVSVYSEGWDVVIASIQTMTTIGWLCLAYTACVSSWVGATLWAVLIKSYPPHKVAPFSLLVPVFGITFASLILGEQFTQMNMIASAMIFVGLIVNQWRVQTVVDSKILDEPELKKVA
- the mnmA gene encoding tRNA 2-thiouridine(34) synthase MnmA, whose product is MTHKFKLDGIPDGALVAVAMSGGVDSSVTAALMVEAGYQVIGITLQLYDHGQMIDKKGACCAGQDIYDARTVADKLGFPHYVLDYESIFKQSVMDDFADSYLNGETPIPCVRCNQKVKFKDLLTTSRELGAQALITGHYVQRLPGQDRSELHRALDPSRDQSYFLFTTTQDQLDYLRFPLGGIPKTETRDLAHRFGLKVANKPDSQDICFVPNGNYASVVERLRPGALDSGDIVHMDGRVLGQHQGIINYTVGQRKGLGVSASDPLYVIQIDPIKKQVIVGPKEALAKHQILVRDVNWLENESRFDNPLSLIVKIRSTHPGIPATIKRLSSTEALVEFQEPEYGVSAGQACVFYEDSRVLGGGWIARESIKK